One genomic region from Molothrus aeneus isolate 106 chromosome 24, BPBGC_Maene_1.0, whole genome shotgun sequence encodes:
- the ELF3 gene encoding ETS-related transcription factor Elf-3 encodes MAGSCEISNIFSNYISAMYQPDEVQPGLDMLGQLGDDSTLGLGLPASQPPAQSTDKPQWFSELPYLWSKVQVLEWISYHVEKNKYDASSIDFSCCNMDGRTLCHCSREQMRRIFGPLGDELYDRLHEITSDELNWIIDLLEKEDATSQTFLNSNQLELGNPCAKDSLEDLKPTNPFTDFTCLPGSMSPGSSDVSGPVMSHSPNSQDSGGSDLDLDPAESKLFPNEHFPGSKKGDSKHGKRKRGRPRKLSKESRDCLENKKSKHSPRGTHLWEFIRDILIHPELNEGLMKWEDRREGVFKFLRSEAVAQLWGQKKKNSSMTYEKLSRAMRYYYKREILERVDGRRLVYKFGKNSSGWKEEEVLNRNKEL; translated from the exons ATGGCAGGATCTTGTGAGATCAGCAACATCTTCTCGAACTACATCAGCGCCATGTACCAGCCCGACGAGGTGCAGCCAGGCTTGGACATGCTGGGACAGCTTGGGGATGACAGCACCCTGGGGCTTGGCCTCCCAGCcagccagcccccagcacagagcacag ACAAGCCCCAGTGGTTCAGTGAGCTCCCCTACCTCTGGAGCAAGGTGCAGGTGCTGGAGTGGATCAGCTACCACGTGGAGAAGAACAAGTATGATGCCAGCTCCATCGACTTCTCCTGTTGCAACATGGACGGGCGCACgctgtgccactgcagcagggagcagatgcGCCGCATCTTCGGGCCCCTGGGGGACGAGCTCTACGACCGCCTGCACGAGATCA CCTCTGATGAGCTGAACTGGATCATTGATTTGCTGGAAAAAGAGGATGCGACTTCCCAGACCTTCCTCAACTCCAACCAGCTGG agctgggaaatcCCTGTGCCAAGGACTCCTTGGAGGACTTAAAGCCCACAAACCCTTTCACAGACTTCACCTGCTTGCCTGGTTCCAtgtccccaggcagctctgatGTCTCAG GGCCTGTGATGTCCCACAGCCCCAACTCTCAAGACTCCGGTGGAAGTGACCTCGACCTCGACCCTGCAGAATCAAAGCTCTTCCCTAATG AGCACTTTCCAGGCAGCAAAAAAGGCGACAGCAAACACGGCAAGCGGAAACGGGGACGGCCCCGAAAACTCAGCAAGGAGAGCAGAGACTGCCTGGAGAACAAGAAGAGCAAGCACT CCCCAAGAGGCACCCACCTGTGGGAGTTCATCCGGGACATCCTGATCCACCCCGAGCTGAACGAGGGGCTGATGAAGTGGGAGGATCGGCGCGAGGGCGTCTTCAAGTTCCTGCGCTCGGAAGCCgtggctcagctctggggccagaagaagaaaaacagcagcatgACCTATGagaagctgagcagagccaTGAG ATATTACTACAAACGAGAGATCCTGGAGAGAGTCGATGGACGGCGGCTGGTGTACAAGTTTGGGAAGAACTCCAGCGGCtggaaggaagaggaggtgcTCAACAGGAACAAGGAGCTGTAG